A window of Desertibacillus haloalkaliphilus contains these coding sequences:
- a CDS encoding helix-hairpin-helix domain-containing protein has product MKITKREQIMLVIIIILLLVVSVSFFGGFGNKDEEFNEDLDWLFEEDTVETDEEEVVEEVSIVIDIKGAVSSPGVYEMHSGQRVFDVIEQAGGLLTEANEAKINLAAKLQDEMVIYVPEIGEDSEQVEVVTAVAEASDEGNKVRINSATTEELERLPGVGPAKAAAILSFREENGSFTTADELLQVSGIGEKSLEQMKEQIVFN; this is encoded by the coding sequence GTGAAGATAACAAAACGTGAACAAATAATGCTAGTCATAATCATCATTTTACTGCTCGTAGTTAGTGTAAGCTTCTTTGGTGGGTTTGGCAATAAAGATGAAGAATTTAATGAAGATTTGGATTGGTTATTTGAGGAAGATACAGTAGAAACTGATGAGGAAGAAGTGGTAGAGGAGGTAAGCATTGTTATCGATATTAAAGGAGCGGTTTCTTCTCCAGGAGTGTACGAAATGCACAGTGGACAGCGTGTGTTCGATGTCATTGAACAAGCGGGAGGACTGTTAACTGAGGCAAATGAAGCGAAAATTAACTTGGCAGCCAAGTTGCAAGATGAGATGGTCATTTATGTACCAGAAATTGGAGAAGATAGCGAACAGGTAGAAGTCGTTACTGCGGTAGCCGAAGCATCAGATGAGGGGAACAAAGTTAGAATTAACAGTGCGACGACGGAAGAGCTTGAGCGCCTTCCAGGGGTGGGGCCTGCAAAAGCGGCAGCCATTCTATCGTTCCGTGAGGAGAATGGATCATTCACCACAGCTGATGAGCTGTTACAAGTTTCAGGCATTGGTGAGAAATCTCTAGAACAAATGAAAGAACAGATTGTTTTTAATTGA
- a CDS encoding homocysteine synthase has product MSGKNWSLETMAVHGGQVVDPTTGARAVPIYQTTSYGFKDSDHAANLFSLSEPGNIYTRIMNPTQDVFEKRIAELEGGVGALATSSGSAATHLAILNICEAGDEVVASSALYGGTYNLFVHTFKKIGINVHLVDGTDPSAFEKAITPRTKLLFAEVIGNPNGDVLDIEQVSAVAHKHDIPLMVDATFTTPALCRPIEHGADIVIHSATKFIGGHGTSIGGVIVDSGNFDWTNGKFPGLTEPDPSYHGLVYTEAVGNLAYITKARVQLMRDLGPAIAPFNSFLLLQGLETLHLRMERHSENAQKVAEFLDNHEIVEWVSYAGLSHHSSYKLATKYLPNGKGAILTFGIKGGVEEGKRFINSLDLFSHVANVGDAKSLVIHPASTTHQQLTEEEQRSAGVHPELIRLSIGIENVNDLIDELDLALKASQK; this is encoded by the coding sequence ATGAGTGGGAAAAATTGGTCATTAGAAACAATGGCTGTTCATGGGGGACAAGTTGTAGACCCTACGACAGGAGCGCGTGCAGTACCGATTTATCAAACTACGTCATACGGATTTAAAGATTCAGATCACGCAGCAAATTTATTCTCTTTATCAGAGCCAGGCAACATCTATACACGGATCATGAACCCCACGCAGGATGTATTCGAAAAACGGATCGCAGAATTAGAGGGCGGAGTCGGAGCGTTGGCGACTTCTAGTGGAAGTGCAGCTACCCATTTAGCGATATTAAACATTTGCGAAGCTGGGGATGAAGTTGTTGCTTCAAGCGCTTTATACGGGGGGACCTATAATTTATTCGTTCACACATTCAAAAAAATTGGAATTAATGTTCATCTTGTCGATGGAACAGACCCTTCAGCTTTTGAAAAAGCAATTACACCACGAACGAAGCTACTATTTGCTGAAGTCATTGGCAACCCGAATGGAGATGTGCTCGATATAGAACAAGTTTCCGCTGTTGCTCATAAGCACGATATACCCTTAATGGTTGATGCAACGTTTACAACACCTGCGCTCTGTCGGCCGATTGAGCATGGAGCGGATATTGTCATCCATTCAGCGACGAAATTCATTGGTGGTCATGGGACATCAATTGGTGGGGTCATCGTTGATAGCGGAAATTTTGATTGGACAAATGGGAAATTTCCTGGATTAACAGAACCGGACCCAAGTTATCATGGTCTCGTCTACACTGAGGCTGTAGGGAATTTAGCTTATATCACGAAGGCAAGAGTGCAATTAATGAGAGATTTAGGTCCAGCTATTGCGCCATTCAACTCATTTTTATTATTACAAGGTTTAGAGACGCTACATTTACGCATGGAGCGTCATAGCGAGAATGCGCAAAAAGTGGCTGAGTTTTTAGATAATCATGAGATAGTAGAATGGGTAAGTTATGCAGGCCTGTCTCATCATTCCTCATATAAATTGGCCACTAAGTACTTGCCAAATGGTAAAGGAGCCATTTTAACGTTTGGTATTAAAGGTGGCGTTGAAGAGGGTAAACGATTTATTAACTCATTAGACCTATTTTCACATGTTGCGAATGTCGGAGATGCTAAGTCTCTTGTTATCCACCCGGCAAGCACAACACACCAACAATTAACAGAAGAAGAGCAACGTTCTGCTGGAGTTCATCCAGAATTAATCCGTTTATCTATTGGGATTGAAAATGTAAACGATCTTATTGATGAGTTAGATCTTGCATTAAAAGCAAGTCAAAAATAA
- a CDS encoding ComE operon protein 2, with protein MKRISWDQYFMAQSHLLALRSTCTRLMVGATIVRDKRIIAGGYNGSISGDVHCVDDGCYVVDGHCIRTIHAEMNAILQCAKFGVPTEGAEIYVTHFPCVNCCKVIIQSGIKAVYYASDYKNHPYAEELFASAGVRVEQVELEEMILDRKNSEKLAFTASLLQKLSEAGLPEEEIRSLHDQANRLYTSS; from the coding sequence TTGAAACGAATTTCTTGGGATCAATATTTTATGGCACAAAGCCACCTATTAGCGTTAAGAAGTACATGTACTCGATTGATGGTTGGGGCTACTATTGTGCGTGATAAGCGAATCATTGCAGGAGGTTACAACGGTTCTATTTCTGGTGATGTCCATTGTGTAGATGATGGCTGTTATGTCGTGGATGGTCATTGTATTCGTACCATTCATGCGGAGATGAACGCGATTTTGCAATGTGCAAAATTTGGTGTACCTACAGAAGGGGCAGAAATTTATGTCACGCACTTTCCATGCGTGAACTGTTGTAAAGTAATTATCCAAAGCGGTATTAAAGCTGTCTATTATGCTTCTGATTATAAGAATCATCCCTACGCAGAAGAGTTATTTGCTAGTGCGGGGGTAAGAGTTGAGCAAGTGGAATTGGAGGAAATGATTTTAGATAGGAAAAACAGTGAGAAGCTTGCATTTACAGCTTCGTTGTTACAGAAGCTTTCTGAGGCTGGGCTACCTGAAGAGGAAATTAGATCTCTTCATGATCAAGCCAATCGTTTATATACGTCAAGTTAA
- a CDS encoding DNA internalization-related competence protein ComEC/Rec2 codes for MEGRWIIAVFAAMLGIVSRLNGIFNIWFAVLAFSLLCFVVLRRGLRTQLLLTSFLFFILLYFTVDGLERNNTSVYTNFQPTKIIGKLTSIPEIDGDRLSFRFTSSAGELLQVFYYFKSEKEQQQLSQLSYGMTCSFSVVFDSPSIASNFHAFDYKDYLYYQRIHWIVTPTTIDLAQCVQHDFTPYDYIQQFRQHGLSYIDNHFPEQLAGIVTSLVYGERQLMDADVLNAYQSLGIIHLLAVSGLHVGLVTACVFYLLLRIGVIRERAMDVLLLMLPLYMIIAGAAPSVIRASLMAMTVLIIIRFKKSIHPLDGISLVCILLLLFNPYYLFQLGFQLSFLVSYSLLLSAETIRGKYSSYFGQLLAVTCISQLVSLPLILYHFYEFSLWSLPLNLIYIPFISLFILPFAFITLLTHLLMPLVGEFFVLVLDYIVRFAHEWLLLLTEQNVGTLLFGKISDLGLVIAYLLLIYGFICWEQHRSWKRYIVPVCGLLAAAVVQWNLPYFLNQGEITMIDVGQGDSMLIDLPYRKEVYLIDGGGQVSIREEEEWRARNRSFDVGHDILLPYLKAKGIRKIDRLILTHGHYDHIGGIEALIDQVIIDKVYYPKGEVAGDFEQHLLNSLHQADADVLFVSEGKRWRVANDMFAIVSPVGNEQSLNDRSIVLYAVIDGVRWLFTGDLEKSGEERLIHTYENLPVDVLKAGHHGSHTSSTDAFLDHIKPKVALISAGKNNRYGHPHSDLIENFEERGIAIYRTDENGAIRFKIGKRQQNFETATSE; via the coding sequence GTGGAGGGTCGTTGGATTATTGCGGTTTTTGCAGCTATGCTCGGAATTGTTTCTCGATTAAATGGCATCTTCAATATTTGGTTTGCTGTACTAGCTTTCTCGTTGCTATGCTTTGTTGTACTTCGTCGTGGGTTACGTACACAACTTTTACTTACCTCTTTTTTGTTCTTCATCCTTCTCTACTTCACGGTGGATGGTCTAGAGCGTAACAACACGTCTGTGTATACGAATTTTCAGCCAACGAAAATCATTGGTAAGCTAACGTCTATTCCAGAAATTGATGGAGACCGTCTCTCTTTCCGTTTTACCTCTTCTGCTGGTGAGTTATTGCAAGTGTTTTACTACTTTAAATCTGAAAAAGAACAACAACAATTAAGCCAACTCAGCTATGGAATGACTTGTTCTTTTTCTGTTGTCTTCGATTCTCCTTCTATTGCTTCAAATTTCCATGCATTTGACTACAAGGACTACTTATATTATCAGAGGATCCACTGGATCGTCACTCCAACTACGATTGATCTTGCGCAGTGTGTTCAACACGATTTCACTCCTTATGACTATATTCAACAGTTTCGCCAGCATGGCTTATCTTATATTGACAATCATTTTCCTGAACAATTAGCCGGGATTGTTACTTCTTTAGTGTATGGGGAGAGGCAATTGATGGATGCTGATGTACTGAACGCTTATCAATCATTAGGCATCATTCATTTATTGGCGGTTTCAGGCTTACATGTCGGTTTAGTTACTGCTTGTGTTTTCTATTTGTTGTTGAGAATAGGGGTGATAAGGGAACGGGCGATGGATGTGTTACTTCTCATGTTACCTCTATATATGATTATCGCTGGAGCAGCCCCATCAGTTATACGGGCGTCTTTAATGGCTATGACGGTTTTAATCATCATTAGGTTTAAGAAGTCAATACATCCCCTTGACGGAATTAGCCTTGTTTGTATTTTGCTTTTATTGTTTAACCCTTATTATTTGTTTCAACTGGGGTTTCAACTATCTTTTCTCGTTAGTTATTCTTTACTCCTATCCGCTGAAACGATCCGAGGAAAGTACTCTAGTTACTTTGGGCAGCTACTAGCGGTCACATGTATTTCTCAGCTTGTTTCACTTCCACTTATTCTTTATCATTTCTACGAATTTTCACTTTGGAGTTTACCTCTTAATTTGATTTACATTCCGTTTATATCTCTATTTATACTTCCTTTTGCGTTTATCACATTACTTACCCACCTGTTGATGCCGCTGGTCGGTGAATTTTTCGTACTAGTTCTAGACTATATTGTACGTTTTGCACATGAGTGGTTGCTCTTACTAACCGAACAAAATGTTGGCACGCTTTTATTTGGGAAAATTTCTGATCTCGGGCTTGTGATTGCCTATTTACTCTTAATATATGGATTTATCTGTTGGGAACAACACCGATCTTGGAAGCGGTATATAGTACCGGTATGTGGGTTGTTGGCGGCAGCTGTTGTGCAATGGAATCTCCCTTACTTTCTAAATCAAGGAGAGATCACGATGATTGATGTAGGTCAAGGTGATAGTATGTTGATTGACTTGCCATATCGTAAGGAAGTATATCTCATTGATGGAGGTGGACAAGTTTCTATTAGAGAGGAGGAAGAATGGAGAGCTCGGAACCGTTCGTTTGACGTTGGTCATGATATCCTTTTACCTTATCTCAAAGCAAAGGGAATACGAAAGATCGATCGGTTAATCTTAACGCACGGGCACTATGATCATATTGGTGGTATTGAAGCGTTAATTGATCAAGTGATTATCGATAAGGTGTATTACCCGAAAGGCGAAGTGGCTGGAGACTTTGAACAACATTTGTTGAATAGTCTTCATCAAGCGGATGCCGATGTGTTGTTTGTTTCGGAAGGGAAACGGTGGCGGGTGGCAAATGATATGTTTGCGATCGTTTCACCAGTTGGAAACGAACAAAGCCTTAATGATCGTTCGATTGTTCTTTATGCTGTGATCGATGGAGTGCGATGGTTATTCACTGGGGATCTAGAAAAATCGGGAGAAGAACGGTTAATTCATACATATGAGAACCTTCCTGTCGATGTCTTAAAAGCGGGGCACCATGGAAGTCATACATCTTCGACAGACGCTTTTCTCGATCATATTAAACCTAAAGTAGCGTTAATTTCAGCAGGGAAAAATAATCGATATGGTCATCCGCATTCAGATTTGATTGAAAATTTTGAAGAGCGAGGAATCGCGATTTATCGCACTGATGAGAATGGAGCGATCCGCTTTAAGATTGGCAAACGTCAGCAAAACTTTGAAACAGCTACAAGCGAGTAA
- a CDS encoding YqzM family protein encodes MNKFEKEVQCNRNDAIDSGVGFIASFGFFTVVFVIATLFDVFVH; translated from the coding sequence ATGAACAAATTTGAAAAAGAAGTACAATGCAATCGTAATGATGCAATTGATTCTGGTGTAGGCTTTATCGCTTCATTTGGCTTTTTTACAGTAGTTTTTGTTATTGCTACATTATTTGATGTGTTCGTACACTAA
- the holA gene encoding DNA polymerase III subunit delta, with the protein MSYLDIKRKVNNNQIGPLYLFYGTETFLIEDIVQTIIGKVLTPDEHDFNLSVFEMKETAVDVAVEDAQTLPFMGNRRIVLVKEAYFLTANKEKEKIEHDLKRLEEYITNPVAETVFIIIAPYEKLDERKKIVKTLKKQGEVLHAVDFDEAMMKRWLEERAKQSEVVIAEDAKEHLMQLLGGKLMLISMEMEKLALYVGKEGTITKETVDRLVARTFEQDVFALVDHVVHERIDQGLRIFYDLLKQNEDPIKLLALLVRQFRIIYQVKELTRRGYSQKQMAGQLKLHPYAVKLAAGQARRFDDATLMRILSDLADADYKIKSGKMDKTLALELFLTTFKQKKQLEQ; encoded by the coding sequence ATGTCATATCTTGACATAAAAAGAAAGGTCAATAATAACCAAATTGGACCACTTTATTTATTTTACGGTACAGAGACTTTTTTAATCGAGGATATCGTACAAACCATCATTGGCAAAGTTCTAACACCTGATGAGCATGACTTTAACTTATCGGTTTTTGAAATGAAAGAAACAGCCGTGGACGTAGCTGTTGAGGATGCACAAACGTTACCTTTTATGGGGAATAGAAGGATTGTCCTCGTTAAAGAAGCTTATTTTTTAACAGCCAATAAAGAAAAGGAAAAGATCGAACATGACTTAAAGCGCTTGGAAGAATACATAACAAACCCAGTAGCGGAAACTGTCTTTATTATTATTGCACCATATGAAAAATTAGATGAACGAAAGAAAATCGTTAAAACGCTTAAAAAACAAGGTGAAGTGTTACATGCTGTTGATTTTGATGAGGCGATGATGAAGCGCTGGCTTGAAGAGCGTGCGAAGCAATCAGAAGTCGTTATCGCAGAAGATGCGAAAGAGCACCTTATGCAATTATTAGGTGGAAAGCTGATGTTAATATCAATGGAAATGGAAAAGCTTGCTTTGTATGTTGGAAAAGAAGGTACGATTACAAAGGAGACGGTTGATCGTCTTGTAGCGCGTACATTTGAACAAGATGTCTTTGCTTTAGTAGACCATGTCGTTCATGAACGGATCGATCAAGGCTTACGGATCTTTTATGATTTGTTAAAACAAAATGAAGATCCGATAAAATTGTTGGCTTTACTTGTTCGGCAGTTCCGGATTATTTATCAAGTTAAAGAGTTAACAAGAAGAGGGTACTCGCAAAAACAAATGGCTGGTCAATTAAAATTACATCCGTATGCAGTAAAATTAGCTGCTGGACAAGCACGAAGGTTTGATGATGCGACCTTGATGAGAATTTTAAGCGACTTGGCTGATGCCGATTATAAAATAAAAAGTGGAAAGATGGATAAAACGCTAGCATTAGAATTATTTTTAACAACATTTAAGCAAAAGAAACAATTAGAGCAATAA
- the rpsT gene encoding 30S ribosomal protein S20, with protein sequence MPNIKSAIKRVKVSDKRRAQNAAVKSALRTAIKEFEATVENKDAEGAKEAFLLATKKLDKAANKGLIHKNAASRQKSRLAKQLNEVSA encoded by the coding sequence ATGCCTAATATCAAATCTGCTATTAAACGTGTTAAAGTAAGTGATAAGCGTCGCGCACAAAACGCTGCAGTTAAATCTGCACTTCGTACTGCGATCAAAGAATTTGAAGCAACAGTTGAAAACAAAGATGCTGAAGGTGCGAAGGAAGCATTCTTGCTTGCAACCAAAAAGCTTGATAAAGCAGCAAACAAAGGACTTATCCATAAAAACGCAGCGTCACGTCAAAAGTCACGTCTTGCTAAACAATTAAATGAAGTTTCTGCATAA
- the gpr gene encoding GPR endopeptidase, whose product MDKELNLDQYNLRTDLAIEAHQIANEQEERTSEKQREGINGVIVKEHEVEGVHVTAVEISEEGAERLGKKAGRYLTFEAQGIRKKDTALQEKVEEVFANEFRTFIEQIGIPKDASCLVVGLGNWNVTPDALGPIAVENLLITKHLFEVAPEQVSDGFRSVSAIAPGVMGLTGIETSDVIFGIIEKSKPDFVIAIDALASRSIERVNTTIQISDTGIHPGSGVGNKRKELSKETLGIPVIAVGIPTVVDAVSITSDTIDYVLKHMGKEMRESNKPSKALTPAGMTFGERRKLTDEDLPDKENRQAILGMIGNLEENEKRQLIKEVLAPMGHNLMVTPKEVDVFIEDMANVIAAGLNVALHGEINEDNVGSYTH is encoded by the coding sequence GTGGATAAGGAATTAAATTTGGATCAATACAACCTACGAACAGATTTAGCGATTGAGGCTCATCAAATCGCGAATGAACAAGAAGAGAGAACAAGTGAAAAACAAAGAGAAGGAATAAATGGAGTTATTGTAAAAGAGCACGAAGTTGAAGGGGTCCACGTAACAGCGGTTGAGATTTCAGAGGAAGGTGCAGAACGTCTTGGAAAAAAAGCTGGTCGTTATTTGACGTTTGAAGCACAAGGAATTAGAAAAAAAGACACTGCTTTACAGGAAAAAGTTGAAGAAGTCTTTGCCAATGAATTTAGAACGTTTATCGAACAGATCGGAATACCGAAAGATGCAAGCTGTCTTGTTGTTGGTCTTGGGAACTGGAATGTTACTCCTGATGCACTTGGACCAATTGCGGTAGAAAATCTGTTAATTACGAAACACTTATTTGAAGTCGCGCCTGAGCAAGTATCAGATGGCTTTCGTTCGGTAAGTGCAATTGCACCCGGTGTGATGGGGCTAACCGGGATTGAAACAAGTGATGTCATTTTTGGGATCATTGAAAAATCAAAACCTGATTTTGTGATTGCGATTGATGCGTTAGCTTCACGCTCGATTGAACGTGTGAATACGACGATTCAAATATCGGATACAGGGATTCATCCTGGTTCAGGTGTAGGGAATAAGAGGAAGGAGTTAAGTAAGGAGACGTTAGGAATTCCAGTTATCGCTGTTGGTATCCCAACTGTTGTCGATGCGGTCTCTATTACAAGTGATACGATTGATTATGTGTTAAAACATATGGGAAAAGAAATGCGTGAGTCGAATAAGCCATCGAAAGCTTTGACACCAGCAGGAATGACGTTTGGTGAGAGACGTAAACTAACGGATGAAGACTTGCCAGACAAAGAAAATCGCCAAGCGATACTCGGGATGATCGGAAACTTAGAAGAAAATGAAAAGCGGCAACTCATCAAGGAAGTCTTGGCTCCAATGGGGCATAACTTGATGGTTACACCAAAAGAGGTCGATGTGTTTATTGAAGATATGGCCAATGTCATTGCCGCTGGCTTAAATGTTGCTCTTCATGGTGAGATCAATGAAGACAACGTCGGCTCCTATACACACTAG